Proteins encoded by one window of Pecten maximus chromosome 15, xPecMax1.1, whole genome shotgun sequence:
- the LOC117343771 gene encoding heparan sulfate glucosamine 3-O-sulfotransferase 1-like has protein sequence MEDTSHVPLIADNMNSKVQVTCCHRKVTRLKLIGICVICTLTLIFITKACITRQWPDRTCKFPSSNYMASDSRQRRLPQSIIIGVKKAGTGALRHFLDLHPDVITAGKEPNFFSFRYENGFDWYRNLMPYSTKGQLTIEKSSNNFHHEQAPGRTFEFNNTIKLIVVVREPVERAISDYTQRVINNRSRRKFEDSVFNFRTGEINREYICIRPSLYHTNLKRWLKYFPLSQIHIVDGENLKRNPYEEIYKVEEFLGLSHQVRREQFVFNATKGFYCFRTSSVVECLRENKGRQHILINPEVKSRLKRYFLPLNELFFKQIGKRFDWS, from the coding sequence ATGGAGGACACATCGCACGTGCCTTTGATAGCAGACAACATGAACTCGAAGGTACAGGTCACGTGTTGCCATAGAAAGGTCACGAGGTTAAAACTGATTGGAATATGTGTCATATGCACTCTGACACTTATCTTCATAACGAAGGCCTGTATCACTCGGCAGTGGCCGGACAGGACATGCAAGTTTCCGTCATCAAATTATATGGCTAGTGATAGCCGGCAACGGAGACTACCTCAAAGTATCATTATTGGAGTAAAAAAGGCGGGAACAGGTGCATTACGTCATTTTTTAGATTTACACCCGGATGTTATAACAGCCGGGAAAGAACCAAACTTTTTCAGTTTTCGGTATGAAAATGGATTCGATTGGTATAGAAATTTGATGCCATATTCTACAAAAGGTCAGTTAACTATTGAAAAATCTAGTAACAATTTTCACCATGAGCAAGCTCCCGGTCGAACTTTTGAAttcaacaatacaataaaacttATCGTTGTTGTTCGCGAGCCTGTGGAGAGAGCTATTTCTGATTATACACAACGCGTCATCAACAACCGGAGTCGCCGGAAGTTTGAAGATTCTGTATTTAACTTCCGGACAGGGGAGATAAATcgagagtatatatgtataagacCCTCCCTGTACCATACAAATCTAAAACGCTGGCTAAAATACTTCCCATTAAGCCAGATACATATTGTAGACGGCGAAAACCTGAAACGAAACCCATACGAAGAAATATACAAAGTGGAGGAATTTCTGGGACTGTCCCACCAGGTGAGGCGGGAACAATTCGTCTTCAACGCCACCAAGGGTTTCTACTGTTTTCGGACTAGttcagtggtagagtgtctgCGAGAAAACAAGGGCAGgcaacatattttaattaaccCGGAAGTAAAATCGAGGTTGAAACGATATTTTCTACCTTTAAATGAGCTTTTCTTCAAACAGATAGGAAAGAGGTTTGATTGGTCATAA